CAGATTGAAGACGAAAGGACAAGGAGTAGGGAGCAGTTTAGGATAGCAAGATTTGGATATCTTTGGGAATGGCTATCCATTAAAGCGTGGCTGTTGAGACTtgatgtaataccctgaaaatttttacagtaagatattatccttgatatagtaaaataagaaataaagtgacaaaaagggaaattttgagttatgtcaatattgagaagtatattatgatatattaattcaagaaatgactaaattgtaaaagtgagaaaagttttgttgcacaagagtaaatattcataatttgaggggttaaagtgtaaatatgaaaaatttgaaggaccaatagtgtaaataatttaagagtggaatgttctagaaactaaggaaaatagatgaattaggaccaaattgaatagatgaagaactatgagggactaaattgcaattttaccaaattaaatgatgactcaaggatggaattttaaaagataatgaagggcaaaatggtcaattggaagagagagaaatctagaaagtaataataatgctagagatattttgatattttataattatttaattagataaatattattttattaatactttaataagatattttattattattttattagtatataaagaaagaaagatgagaaattctcatccatattttcccatgcactaacgtgagagaaagagaggaagaaagaaagttttgctttctttacaatttggtccttttaccaaaaattcaccattttcacccaaaaatcaaatgaatttccatagctaccaagagacaaaaatgttaaggagagcatggggagttagaatatcaagttggattcaagaaatagaagctggaggagagagaaaatcaagttaaagattagtatcaatagaacaaggtaagtatatcaatatttcaatatgtttttaagtttgttattattgacaaagcatggaaataatgttatagtaaagttttcttacataaggtcctatgtttttgatatgttagtgaagagaaaataagagaaagtgatgagaaatggtgtagaaaaagaaaataagggtgttataacatggtaattaatagcttgcacaaaaacagttcggacagcagcagtagactaaatttgaaaaatcaccataaattgtaaaaatcgaattagagatgaaaaaaatatggaattaaatcttattgagtatagtttctcatagaagaaatagtgtaagaaatggatttgtaaattttgagatataatgaattttgtgatacaaggtcagaatgaatttgggttcccctgttctgactttgaaaaatcataaaaaattgaataaaaataattaggggcttaaatttatatttctaaaatcctgaatgagtctatttttaagagaaataaacaataacatcatttgaatcctgtatgaggagataattaatttttggtgaagaggggttagaactgtcagatagcagaacaggggtaactttaaagaataaactgtacttattggctaaaccaaaaattatgaaatttttatggtaataatatatatgagtctagattcagggaaaattatcggatattaatttggagttatatagatccatatataaataatttagtgactatgatgcagatagacgacttgaatattcataaaagtaaataataaaaattatggataatgttacttacaagtgtgttatctacattaaggatgtggaatggagaggaggggaggaaaatatgtatgaatattcatctagcatggctaatttgcatattttaggctcagggactaaattgaataaaagtaaaactttatgggcaattttgtaaacatgtcgaaatgaccaaattgcatgaaatggattattttattatttaaattacaaaattgaatgaaattattaatttagttcaagatcgggaaaacatgttttagggattaaattgaaaagtgttgaaattatgaaaaattttgatattttatagaattcatggatttttatcaatatatatgagaataatagctggaaataaggattaaattgcaagaattttattttcctgaccttaaggatgaaatcgtcattaattaaaagtttaagggcaaaatggtaattttacctagagcattaattaaatgcattagaatatgaaatgaatgaaaatgacgatcaaatttatttataaagatccggactactcaaatatgagacttgatcgtggaaaagaaaagatatcagattaatgaaattataaacacaaacaagcaatgaggtaagttcgtgtaacttgaattatattcttaaatgcttgatattgtatgttatttatgtgaatatgatttgaatgttcattgtatgaaaatttatgaaacattgataaatttgataaaaggataagaaatcccggttgaatgaaaggaaaattcgatggatctttgaaaaggaattgacggtaaaaaggatctagtccggacgggtgatcctatcctgatatagccctcccgaagaatatgtgtaaaacggatttagcccggacaggtaatccgaattagggtctgaatttagcctagactggtaattcagatccaagctcattagagtaattgtcgttgcaggggatttagcctggactggtaatcccaacaatactctatgagtttatattacaggggatttagcctggactgataatcccactgtaaggatgaggttcgcaggagtgtgctctctgatatgaaatgtgtaagaccatggttgaaagataccatggcaacctgtgtgtaagaccatggttgaaagataccatggcaacctgatatgaaatgtgtaagatcatggttgaaagataccatggcaacctgatatgaaatgtgtaagactatagttgaaagataccatggcaacctgatatgagatgtataagaccatggttgaaagataccatggcaacgtgacatgaaaagaataagaccatggttgaaagataccatggcaacatgacagaaaatgagtaagaccatagttgaaagacactatggcatcacatCAAAGATAAATAataccgtggatgggagacgctataacatctgttgaacaattgatattcaggtaaaatgtatcagatgacgaatggttatatgaaatggttgtgtgaaatgtttacaagaactggtcatatggaaatatatgtacaaatgcgttgtatgaaataattatgaaaatggataaacgaaataagtataagtacatggaatataatttatgttaagtttgatataagctattaccagaataaatatacataaaatatatgaaaatgatgaagcataaaatattgatataatgaaatgaatgatatatgcctGTGAAGAaaaggtaagagcatgatatgtttcatgacatgtacatatatgattatctttgatatgttgatacaaggaaattatgtaattgagactattattaaactcaagtgcgacatgtcgagaaaatagatataccaatgttgaatttatatgagatatgtgcaagtatactaacaatgttgtttgatgcttatacaagtgccaaactgttgattgaatggtaatatatttattttatatgatgcattgaatcggtaagtattttaatttttttaagtgatctgcaaatggtagtaatgctccgaaaccctgttctggcagcggatacgggttagaggtattACACTTGAAAGGACGAGTAAAATATTAAATGGCCAGGCCcattttttcatcttttttcttTATTGTCTTTTATTCTCCGTTTTCAGTTATGGGCTAGGTAATAGGTACGcctaatttttgttttgttttgttcatGTGGGCAAACGGACTTGAGCCCAAttgttaatttgaatatgtttttattattttattatgagcCCAGTCATATTattcaaaaaagaaagaaagaataaacatatattttatatattacttatatGAATTATCAATTATATATACGTCTAATATGTATTATCAATTTTTAGCTTAAGATTAAATTTACATttgttttattctttaaaatataATTACACGGACAATCATTATTAATCTATGCATTACagcaaattaattattaatatattttatatcttttaatatgaatattttaaaaatcaaatataatctaaatcttgaatattgatataggcTATATAACTACTACCTATTTATAATATCCAGAATTTTAACAGATAAATAGAATTATCATATAAAAGATTGACTATATTATTATTTCCTTCTTCCATTGTATTAACTTCAcaaaccttaaaaaaaaaaaaaaaaaaacacaaaaattcacACCCAGATTGATTTTGCAATCGTTGATGATTGGTTGTGGTTGATTTAAATATTGGTTTTTCTTGGTAGAGAGGTCGAGGTTATTTTcgctataatttttttttctaatttttaaggaGTATATTTGAAagagaaattttaacattttgaccATTTTTAAAATCATGATATTTCACAATTCATCAATTCAAAATATTAACAATTATAGTTTTATTGtttcattaaataattattttataaaactttatgttttcgaattttaaaattttattataaaatcattaacattattaatttattatgttATCATTACTTAATCGATAACTCCTATTAAAGATGTAACAATAATATGATGTAACACTAAATTTTATCACTTTAtcaattttaaatcaaattgaaATTTGTATAGCTAGTAAAATTTTAACTTTGCCCTTTTACTCTCTttaaatttcttcttttctttttctcctttttttttttttcttttcctctcttTTCTGTTTCATAACCCTACCTGCCACCAACGTAGTTTCTAGCTCCgatgaataattttaaattcctccattatttttatctaaataagtaaattactttctagaaatttaaaattttgaaagaaatgacattcattcaaacacattctaatagaaaattaaagaataatattaaaataataataaaggaaaaataatttattttcatcttttaaCTTAACAGtttttaaaagaaaagggtgtCCCAAGTTACATTGAACTTAAAATTAACTGTTCTCGGATCCGGAACTTTTAAACGTAAAATCCCCTCAGTAACTGCATTTTCTAAGGTTCAAACTTTTGTTTTTACCTGTATGGAAGCAACGTTGGTAGCTACCACCTCAACTATCAACTTGTttgtaatttgaattttttttacgaCTACAATCACAAGTAATACATATCCTGATAAATGAAACAAATGTAGACAATACATACATATAGTAGGATTTAAACTCGAAATAAATCTAAGAGaaaatctaaatattttatttatgtacGATGagatttaaatatgaaattttattcatAGAACCTcaattttactaaaaaaaattaaaaataattatttagtatattagccgtgaattttttaattttaaaagtgaattaaaattttagttgtatttaaaaattaaaaaataaataaaaacatgttCAAATTTTAaactcaaaaatattttattgaaaagaaaatgtCAAATTCCCAATTACACTTCCTAAACAAAAAGTAATGTTAGTTAATGAGATACGGTCATAGCCTCATAACAACTTCGCCGGAGCGAGTCCAGGGGACTCATTCGGTTTAAAATAaggcccttttttttttttcagtttcagCTTCAACAGCCTACTTTTATGCAAATGTTTCCATCTATTTTCATCcaaaataaaaataccaaaacaTCTCATGCTTCTATCAAATTATTgtctcttaataattttttaatctttGCTAGAGATATTAATCacttagaaaaataaaaaggagagAAAGAAATGGAAGATGAAATTAAGCATGGAAACGTGACACATGTGCCTAACAAAGGAAGCCCCGAAAGCCCACATGTAACATGTTGTGATAGCAATAacaataacaacaacaacaatcaGAACAACAATAATAAAGAACAAGATCGTTTCCTTCCCATAGCAAACGTAAGCCGGATTCTGAAAAAAGTTATACCAAGCAATGGTAAGATCTCCAAAGACGCGAAAGAAACGATTCAAGAATGCGTGTCGGAATTCATCAGCTTCGTGACGGGAGAGGCATCGGACAAATGCCAAAGAGAGAAAAGGAAGACCATCAATGGAGATGATATCATATGGGCAATCACCACATTAGGGTTTGAGGAATACGTAGGACCCTTGAAATTGTACTTAAGCAAATATAGAGAGATGGAAGGGGAGAAGCTTATTTTCCCAAAGCAACAAAGATCGGACCAAAGGCGACAACATTCGGAATATGAACAAAATATAGTTTTCAACAAcaataacaatattaatattaatactaATAGTAACAACAATGTATATTCTTCAATAAATGTTTACCCTTCTTTT
This is a stretch of genomic DNA from Gossypium arboreum isolate Shixiya-1 chromosome 11, ASM2569848v2, whole genome shotgun sequence. It encodes these proteins:
- the LOC108471647 gene encoding nuclear transcription factor Y subunit B-3-like yields the protein MEDEIKHGNVTHVPNKGSPESPHVTCCDSNNNNNNNNQNNNNKEQDRFLPIANVSRILKKVIPSNGKISKDAKETIQECVSEFISFVTGEASDKCQREKRKTINGDDIIWAITTLGFEEYVGPLKLYLSKYREMEGEKLIFPKQQRSDQRRQHSEYEQNIVFNNNNNININTNSNNNVYSSINVYPSFVPSDQPFSLPFSSNSFQKQLQ